One genomic region from Populus nigra chromosome 8, ddPopNigr1.1, whole genome shotgun sequence encodes:
- the LOC133701639 gene encoding aspartic proteinase CDR1-like, producing MTTFQSVLSFASAIALCVASFGCIDAHNAGFTMELVHRDSPKSPLYNSEQTHLQRLNKAMRRSVSRVHHFQRTADTVSPKEVESEIIANGGEYLMSLSLGTPPFEILAIADTGSDLIWTQCTPCDKCYKQIAPLFDPKSSKTYRDLSCDTRQCQNLGESSSCSSEQLCQYSYYYGDRSFTNGNLAVDTVTLPSTNGGPVYFPKTVIGCGRRNNGTFDKKYSGIIGLGGGPMSLISQMGSSVGGKFSYCLVPFSSESAGNSSKLHFGRNAVVSGSGVLSTPLISKTPDTFYYLTLEAMSVGDKKIEFGGSSFGGSEGNIIIDSGTSLTLFPVNFFTEFATAVENAVVNGERTQDASGLLSHCYRPTPDLKVPVITAHFNGADVVLQTLNTFILISDDVLCLAFNSTQSGAIFGNVAQMNFLIGYDILGKSVSFKPTDCTQL from the coding sequence ATGACAACTTTTCAATCTGTTCTCTCTTTTGCTTCAGCAATTGCACTCTGTGTTGCTAGTTTTGGCTGCATAGATGCCCACAATGCTGGATTTACTATGGAACTAGTCCACCGTGATTCACCAAAGTCCCCCCTTTACAACTCTGAACAAACTCACCTCCAACGTTTGAACAAAGCAATGCGCCGATCCGTTAGTCGAGTCCACCATTTTCAGAGAACTGCTGATACAGTCTCTCCAAAAGAAGTTGAATCTGAGATTATAGCTAATGGAGGTGAATATCTCATGAGTTTATCCCTCGGGACACCGCCTTTTGAGATCCTGGCTATAGCAGATACGGGCAGTGACCTTATATGGACACAGTGCACGCCATGCGACAAGTGTTACAAGCAAATTGCTCCTCTTTTTGACCCAAAATCCTCTAAGACATATAGAGACCTCTCTTGTGACACAAGGCAATGCCAAAACCTAGGCGAGAGTAGTTCCTGCTCCTCCGAACAGCTTTGCCAATACTCGTATTATTATGGTGATCGATCCTTTACCAATGGAAATCTTGCTGTTGATACAGTCACTTTGCCTTCCACAAATGGCGGTCCAGTGTATTTCCCTAAAACTGTCATTGGCTGTGGGCGTCGAAATAATGGAACCTTTGATAAGAAATATTCAGGTATTATTGGCCTTGGAGGTGGTCCAATGTCCCTTATATCTCAAATGGGCTCCTCTGTTGGTGGCAAATTCTCGTACTGTCTGGTGCCATTTTCCTCCGAATCTGCAGGAAACTCGAGCAAATTACATTTTGGAAGAAATGCTGTGGTTTCCGGTTCTGGAGTCCTATCAACCCCATTAATCTCAAAAACTCCAGATACCTTCTACTATCTAACACTAGAAGCCATGAGTGTTGGGGATAAGAAAATAGAATTCGGAGGTTCTTCCTTCGGAGGCAGTGAGGGCAACATCATCATTGATTCAGGTACTTCCTTGACATTATTTCCAGTAAATTTCTTCACGGAATTTGCTACAGCGGTTGAAAATGCAGTTGTTAATGGGGAACGCACCCAAGACGCAAGTGGATTACTGAGTCATTGTTATCGCCCTACTCCTGATCTAAAGGTTCCTGTAATCACTGCACATTTCAATGGCGCAGATGTGGTGCTCCAGACTTTAaacacctttatattaatttcagaTGATGTCTTGTGCTTAGCTTTTAACTCGACTCAATCTGGTGCAATCTTCGGTAATGTTGCACAAATGAACTTCTTGATAGGCTATGACATTCTAGGAAAGTCTGTCTCTTTTAAGCCGACTGATTGCACCCAATTGTAA